One window of Chryseobacterium sp. JJR-5R genomic DNA carries:
- a CDS encoding helix-turn-helix domain-containing protein, with protein MKCYKCQSEKRVKAGFIRELQRYKCKDCGCFYSVERKSDVKSPEQKRLALEMYLAGMGFRAIGKLLNISHGSVYQWVKKWRESVSLPTSQKPLEIVELDEIKSYIENKKTGVGRGLLLIDLENASSVLFVRKEARQLLKNLGMTEGQGS; from the coding sequence ATGAAATGTTATAAATGTCAATCAGAGAAGAGGGTAAAAGCAGGCTTTATAAGAGAGCTTCAGAGGTATAAATGTAAAGACTGTGGTTGTTTTTACAGCGTTGAAAGGAAATCTGATGTAAAAAGCCCCGAACAGAAGAGATTAGCTTTGGAAATGTATCTGGCGGGAATGGGTTTCAGAGCTATTGGAAAATTATTGAATATCAGCCACGGTTCAGTTTACCAATGGGTGAAAAAATGGCGGGAATCGGTTTCTCTTCCTACATCACAAAAGCCTCTGGAAATTGTTGAACTGGATGAAATTAAAAGTTACATAGAAAACAAAAAAACTGGTGTTGGACGCGGGTTGCTGTTGATAGATCTGGAAAACGCCTCATCGGTTTTATTTGTACGGAAAGAAGCACGGCAACTTTTAAAAAATTTGGGAATGACTGAAGGACAGGGATCGTAA
- a CDS encoding DUF4280 domain-containing protein yields the protein MPAKITEQAKLTCDKGTSPAQLKVTSQNFCKADNKLIATEMDKQANINIPVFGSCSITQKDCQPMPTSWVNTTIKDSINELKILTEASFCNCSQGGKISVIHKGYSEIHDVS from the coding sequence ATGCCGGCAAAAATTACAGAACAGGCAAAATTAACATGTGATAAAGGCACATCGCCTGCTCAATTAAAAGTAACCAGCCAGAATTTCTGCAAAGCTGACAATAAGCTCATTGCAACTGAAATGGATAAACAGGCCAACATTAATATTCCTGTTTTCGGATCTTGCAGTATCACACAGAAAGATTGTCAGCCAATGCCGACATCATGGGTAAATACCACAATAAAAGATTCCATTAACGAACTGAAAATCCTTACTGAAGCAAGTTTTTGCAACTGCAGCCAAGGAGGTAAGATATCCGTCATTCACAAAGGGTACAGCGAAATACATGATGTTTCATGA
- a CDS encoding helix-turn-helix domain-containing protein — MNNNPDYKKIYNDMIALKYPEKKKICENILKKEMLSTLDIIKLNNFLTKDLSETNNSENQKLKSYDKTTVFKILDYQKKHCLNNAELAKHFNMSRNTVASWKKLYF, encoded by the coding sequence ATGAATAACAATCCTGATTACAAAAAAATCTACAATGATATGATCGCATTAAAATACCCGGAGAAAAAGAAAATATGCGAAAATATCTTAAAAAAAGAGATGCTTAGCACATTAGACATTATTAAGCTTAATAATTTTTTAACTAAAGATTTATCAGAGACCAATAATTCTGAAAACCAAAAATTAAAATCCTATGATAAAACTACTGTTTTTAAAATATTGGATTATCAGAAAAAGCACTGTCTTAATAATGCAGAACTCGCCAAGCATTTCAACATGAGCAGAAACACAGTTGCCAGCTGGAAAAAGCTGTATTTCTAA
- a CDS encoding PAS domain S-box protein, with product MTEPVTSLNFEQLNEVLSFSSTATAVHVGEEARIEFANQAMLTIWGRGIEVIGKGLVEAMPELSDQPFLEMFARVWREGITISGNDTPAELLINGVLDTYYFDFEYRAIKDKSGRVIAILHSATDVTERYLNRRTLQEAAHNKELLIREQSLNEQLAASNEELNTINEELQASREELFRMNLELESMVNDRVKAFIESEERFRSMADNTDILVAVREETGKLIYFNKAWIEFTGRTADQLISTGWHDLIHDLDRQKFLDIHQRAFGKRVSYSDEVRVLGADGVYHWLLKKGTPRFLSDGNFTGYISSCIDITQRKLDEQLLQDMNEELAASNEEFAALNEELATTNEELAESNDELLLSEARFRNLINQAPFAICVIRAEDLIVVEVNNSYLELVGKTRQQLENHTIWDGVAEVAEVYAPLMQQVIDTGVAFHGKEHELILNRNGIAETVSIDFVYEPVTDLKGKVTSIMVVGNDVTDKVTARRQIEDAEERNRLAIEAAEIGTYELSYADQTLKGSKRFDEIFGVNSPVSRQQVLSVYHPLDAHLSNEAHMIARKTGRLFYETRILLTDSSVRWVRLQGDVHYDSQGNLKKMLGTVMDITAFKQLQQQKDDFISIASHELKTPLTSLKASLQLLERMKASPTALLPRLVEQCNRSMEKISELVEDLLNVTRINEGKVMLNKKKFSLAHIIDECCTHVAQRGTHELIVEGEKDLEIVADENRIEQVVTNFITNAIKYAPNSRQIFLTIEHPGDSVKISLRDTGPGIPTDKLPHLFDRYFRVDQSGVQVSGLGLGLYICSDIIQRHGGKIGVESAEGEGTTFWFTLPD from the coding sequence ATGACTGAGCCAGTAACATCTCTGAATTTTGAACAGCTAAATGAAGTACTTTCTTTCAGCAGTACCGCTACTGCTGTTCATGTGGGTGAAGAGGCACGGATTGAATTTGCAAACCAGGCAATGTTAACCATCTGGGGCCGGGGTATTGAAGTTATAGGTAAAGGATTGGTAGAAGCAATGCCGGAACTTTCAGACCAGCCATTTTTGGAAATGTTTGCCAGGGTATGGCGTGAAGGGATAACCATTTCAGGAAATGACACCCCTGCAGAGCTCCTGATAAATGGCGTACTTGATACCTATTACTTTGATTTTGAGTACCGTGCCATCAAAGATAAAAGCGGCCGGGTTATAGCCATTCTGCATAGCGCAACTGATGTGACTGAACGTTACCTGAACAGACGTACATTGCAGGAGGCGGCTCATAATAAAGAACTGCTTATTCGTGAGCAGTCGCTGAACGAACAGCTTGCAGCCTCAAATGAAGAACTCAATACCATCAATGAAGAACTCCAGGCAAGCAGGGAAGAGCTTTTCCGGATGAATCTTGAGCTTGAATCCATGGTGAACGACCGTGTGAAAGCATTTATTGAAAGTGAAGAACGCTTCAGGTCCATGGCTGACAACACAGACATCCTGGTAGCCGTCCGCGAAGAGACAGGAAAGCTGATTTATTTTAACAAAGCCTGGATTGAGTTTACCGGAAGAACTGCAGACCAACTGATCAGCACCGGATGGCATGACCTGATTCATGACCTGGACAGACAAAAATTTCTTGACATCCATCAGCGTGCATTTGGGAAGAGGGTTTCCTACAGCGATGAGGTCCGGGTACTCGGGGCTGACGGAGTCTATCATTGGCTGCTGAAAAAAGGAACGCCCAGATTTCTGTCTGACGGAAACTTTACCGGATACATCAGTTCCTGCATTGATATTACCCAGCGGAAGCTGGATGAGCAGCTGCTGCAGGATATGAATGAAGAGCTGGCAGCCTCCAATGAAGAGTTTGCCGCCCTTAATGAAGAGCTTGCGACAACCAATGAAGAGCTTGCAGAATCCAATGATGAACTGCTGCTCAGCGAAGCACGGTTCCGAAACCTGATCAACCAGGCGCCGTTTGCCATATGCGTGATCCGGGCGGAAGATCTTATCGTGGTTGAAGTAAATAACAGTTACCTGGAACTGGTAGGCAAAACCCGTCAGCAGTTAGAAAACCATACCATCTGGGATGGCGTAGCTGAAGTAGCTGAGGTATATGCCCCGCTGATGCAGCAGGTTATTGACACCGGTGTCGCATTCCATGGAAAAGAGCATGAACTGATACTGAACCGGAACGGCATTGCCGAAACAGTGTCTATTGATTTTGTTTACGAACCGGTAACGGATTTAAAAGGTAAAGTAACGTCAATTATGGTAGTGGGCAACGATGTAACCGATAAAGTAACGGCACGCAGGCAGATTGAAGATGCTGAGGAACGCAACCGTCTGGCCATTGAAGCGGCAGAAATCGGAACCTATGAGCTCAGTTACGCAGACCAGACCCTCAAAGGCTCGAAGCGTTTCGACGAAATCTTCGGGGTTAACAGCCCTGTTTCCAGGCAGCAGGTATTGTCTGTTTACCATCCTCTGGACGCCCACCTCAGCAACGAGGCCCATATGATCGCCCGAAAGACCGGCAGGCTGTTTTATGAAACCCGTATTCTACTTACAGACAGCTCTGTAAGATGGGTTCGCCTGCAGGGAGATGTTCATTACGACAGCCAGGGCAACCTGAAAAAAATGCTGGGGACCGTGATGGATATCACCGCTTTCAAGCAGCTTCAGCAGCAGAAAGACGATTTTATTTCAATTGCCAGCCATGAGCTTAAAACACCGCTCACCAGCCTGAAGGCTTCCTTACAGCTTCTGGAGCGGATGAAGGCAAGTCCGACCGCTTTGCTTCCCAGACTTGTTGAGCAATGCAACCGAAGTATGGAAAAAATTTCCGAGCTGGTGGAAGATCTGCTGAATGTGACAAGAATAAACGAAGGCAAAGTCATGCTGAATAAAAAGAAGTTCAGCCTGGCCCATATTATAGACGAATGCTGTACCCATGTAGCACAGCGGGGCACGCATGAGCTGATTGTGGAAGGCGAAAAAGACCTTGAAATTGTGGCAGATGAAAACCGGATAGAACAGGTAGTTACAAATTTCATTACCAATGCTATCAAATATGCACCGAACAGCAGGCAGATCTTCCTCACCATTGAACATCCCGGTGACTCGGTAAAGATTTCACTTAGGGATACCGGCCCCGGTATTCCGACCGATAAGCTTCCGCATCTGTTTGACCGCTATTTCAGGGTAGACCAGAGCGGCGTACAGGTTTCCGGACTGGGATTAGGGCTTTATATCTGTTCAGACATCATCCAGCGCCATGGCGGAAAGATTGGTGTAGAAAGTGCGGAAGGTGAAGGAACAACGTTTTGGTTTACACTGCCGGATTAA
- a CDS encoding response regulator has translation MNKKKILVFDDDKTLLDVLTMVFFDEGYEVEISETSHDIIERVSKFCPDLILMDNYIPDIGGTEAIRLLRTHGQFNQIPVIIISASTNIVALKNASKANDYLRKPFDLYELEKLIARYLKAETDE, from the coding sequence ATGAACAAAAAGAAAATATTGGTTTTCGACGACGATAAAACTCTTTTGGATGTTCTTACGATGGTATTCTTTGATGAAGGTTATGAAGTTGAGATTTCAGAAACTTCACATGATATCATTGAGCGGGTTTCAAAATTCTGCCCTGATCTTATTCTCATGGACAACTATATTCCGGACATCGGCGGAACGGAAGCAATCAGGCTCCTAAGGACTCACGGACAGTTTAATCAGATCCCTGTTATTATCATAAGCGCAAGTACCAACATTGTTGCCCTGAAAAATGCATCAAAAGCAAATGATTACCTCAGAAAACCGTTTGATCTGTACGAACTTGAAAAACTGATTGCCCGATATCTTAAAGCGGAAACGGATGAATGA
- a CDS encoding phage baseplate assembly protein V, producing MKKISNSDMLSGSTVRGISRMVRLEIVIGGRIIRHFKYFKLRQSTVTHHFFELILAHDVLGQAQDHHLKEAQKFLGSRITVIFRYRDLEEESPERSFTGVVTQVAFSQEEMSLGDLVLKGGSPTLLMDAAPHFQSFGGEKPVNTSIIADNIIKQSLPSGTFDVRIDTRSKSYINYSAQYNETHYHYLSRIAQAYGEHFYYDGGVLHFGKLPAAEKALVLAYGSSVRQVKVKLNAAYTRSYYFGYNSSSDKRMSGLDSDPRHVGELASQAYEINKNIYKSESLLPVPLSANMELDIDDSQNSARGSSASGVFTVSGKTTVPFLYPGCVADLEMRRPGTCRTSYFTRLMITEVSHVVDGLGNYTGKFKSIAEGTGFLPRPELIVSRAEPQLATVVSNSDPLSQGRIRVRFDWQSEGSTHFIRMMSPDAGGTDAVQQNRGFVAVPEVGDQVMVGFEYSHPDFPFAMGGMFHGKNGQGGGIDNHLKSIQTRSGIRVLLNDTDKSVTLYDPSGNTYFMDGAGNIRVSAPKSITFDAGEDITMNAGKNLEVKTGNSMEFMSGNLAAFHMISGAMFSTPFMEMSVPVHFNIQSGKTTLHSEQHTEIQGKTTGISGLEKLMVHSDEETTINSKGKTHILGKDGNNLSNIPRDFQPLQKEMDGRYIAHFRPLPNWNGEGYGFDWVRAGDTDFPGDVPYSQITGKIENGAFVKSRGQYLKLISSFSYYVYNHTDESGNSVPKSYAYPYLCLYPLTYFRKVNGESVRKNSLYTNTTARLTLLINIKEAAQEVTLKYDTKKFQITHDPFPLTEGNHQISVTITCTEELSLDRKIELFASYKTEDGNVNKILAGGLTVKANKKRYDVPVVFIEVSTDIGNQKKYPTVWAREHEIQKFLNQALINPVFKDTINLDCSVNSHPVSGIKHNRQSRFINSVTLENNEIVNDSDNDKKLMKFLLSELEILYPEKYKDAVKVFFINERCTKATGYAICKYKTALLFDRGYNSDNRSVTTHEIMHAMGLHHTFEEKSKFVFEKYETDNLMDYSDAFGDERKKDVITTYHWQWKILQENSQTEASSRKYFKQPPPLFEVRL from the coding sequence ATGAAAAAGATTTCTAATTCGGATATGCTTTCAGGGAGCACTGTCCGGGGCATTTCGCGCATGGTCCGGCTTGAGATTGTGATCGGCGGTCGGATCATCCGACATTTCAAGTATTTTAAGCTCCGGCAAAGTACGGTGACGCATCACTTTTTTGAGCTTATTCTGGCACATGATGTCCTGGGTCAGGCCCAGGACCATCATTTAAAAGAGGCCCAGAAATTCCTGGGAAGCCGGATAACGGTTATTTTCAGGTACAGGGATCTTGAAGAAGAGAGCCCTGAGCGTTCTTTTACCGGGGTGGTAACCCAGGTGGCCTTCAGTCAGGAAGAGATGAGCCTTGGTGATCTTGTACTAAAGGGAGGGAGCCCTACCTTGCTTATGGATGCCGCGCCGCACTTCCAGAGCTTCGGAGGCGAGAAGCCTGTCAATACATCCATCATTGCGGATAACATTATAAAGCAGAGCCTGCCCTCCGGCACCTTCGATGTCAGGATTGATACCCGGAGTAAAAGCTATATCAATTACAGTGCACAGTACAATGAGACCCACTATCACTATCTGTCAAGGATAGCGCAGGCCTACGGGGAGCATTTTTACTATGACGGCGGGGTGCTTCATTTCGGGAAGCTCCCGGCTGCTGAAAAAGCTTTAGTGCTGGCATACGGGAGCAGTGTCCGTCAGGTCAAGGTAAAGCTTAACGCAGCCTATACCCGTTCTTATTATTTCGGTTATAACAGCAGCAGTGACAAGAGGATGTCGGGTTTGGATTCGGATCCCAGGCATGTCGGGGAGCTTGCCTCGCAGGCTTACGAAATCAATAAAAATATTTATAAGTCCGAGTCCCTGTTGCCTGTTCCGTTGAGTGCCAACATGGAGCTTGATATAGACGACTCTCAGAACAGCGCCCGGGGGAGTTCAGCTTCAGGGGTTTTTACAGTATCGGGAAAAACCACGGTTCCTTTTTTATATCCCGGCTGTGTGGCGGATCTGGAGATGAGGCGCCCCGGTACCTGCCGGACGTCATATTTTACCAGGCTTATGATTACAGAAGTCTCTCATGTTGTAGATGGTTTAGGGAATTACACCGGTAAGTTCAAATCGATTGCAGAAGGTACGGGCTTTCTGCCAAGGCCTGAACTCATTGTTTCCAGGGCCGAGCCGCAATTGGCTACGGTAGTGTCCAACAGTGATCCGCTTAGCCAGGGCCGGATCCGGGTACGTTTTGACTGGCAGTCTGAAGGCTCGACGCACTTCATCAGGATGATGAGCCCCGATGCGGGAGGGACGGATGCAGTTCAGCAGAACCGGGGTTTTGTGGCCGTTCCGGAAGTAGGGGACCAGGTGATGGTAGGGTTTGAGTACAGCCACCCGGATTTCCCGTTTGCCATGGGAGGGATGTTCCATGGGAAAAACGGGCAGGGAGGAGGCATTGACAACCATTTAAAATCCATTCAGACCAGGAGCGGGATAAGAGTACTGCTCAACGACACAGACAAGAGCGTGACGCTGTATGATCCGAGCGGGAATACCTATTTCATGGACGGAGCAGGGAATATCAGGGTAAGTGCCCCTAAAAGCATCACCTTTGATGCGGGTGAAGACATCACGATGAATGCGGGTAAAAACCTGGAGGTAAAAACGGGAAACAGCATGGAATTTATGTCCGGCAACCTGGCCGCTTTCCATATGATTTCCGGAGCCATGTTTTCCACGCCATTCATGGAGATGTCGGTACCGGTACATTTTAACATCCAGAGCGGAAAGACAACGCTTCATTCAGAGCAGCATACTGAAATCCAGGGGAAAACTACCGGGATATCCGGTCTGGAAAAACTAATGGTCCATTCTGATGAGGAAACCACGATAAACAGTAAAGGCAAAACCCATATACTGGGCAAGGACGGCAACAACCTGTCCAATATCCCGAGGGATTTTCAGCCTCTTCAGAAGGAGATGGACGGGCGGTACATTGCCCACTTCAGGCCGCTGCCGAACTGGAACGGAGAGGGATATGGTTTTGACTGGGTAAGGGCAGGGGATACAGATTTTCCCGGGGATGTGCCTTACTCACAGATTACCGGAAAGATAGAGAATGGTGCATTTGTGAAAAGCCGCGGGCAGTATCTCAAGCTGATTTCCAGTTTCTCGTATTATGTGTACAACCATACGGATGAATCGGGGAATAGCGTTCCCAAATCGTACGCGTATCCTTATTTATGCCTTTATCCGCTTACCTATTTCAGAAAAGTAAACGGGGAAAGCGTCAGGAAGAATTCCCTCTATACCAATACTACAGCCCGGCTCACCCTTTTAATCAACATAAAGGAAGCGGCGCAGGAAGTCACTTTAAAATACGACACTAAAAAATTTCAAATTACCCATGATCCCTTTCCCCTGACGGAGGGGAACCATCAGATCTCGGTAACCATCACCTGCACGGAAGAGCTGTCACTGGACCGTAAAATAGAACTCTTTGCCTCTTATAAGACTGAAGATGGCAATGTTAATAAAATACTGGCCGGCGGATTAACGGTCAAAGCCAATAAAAAGAGGTATGATGTACCTGTGGTTTTCATAGAAGTGTCAACGGACATCGGCAATCAAAAGAAATATCCCACAGTATGGGCACGCGAACATGAGATTCAGAAGTTTTTAAACCAGGCTCTTATCAATCCTGTTTTTAAGGATACTATTAATCTGGATTGTAGTGTAAACTCTCATCCTGTTAGCGGAATAAAACATAACAGGCAGTCACGGTTTATTAATTCTGTAACCCTGGAAAATAACGAAATTGTTAATGACAGTGATAATGATAAGAAATTAATGAAGTTTTTATTATCAGAATTAGAGATACTGTATCCTGAAAAGTATAAAGATGCTGTAAAAGTTTTCTTTATCAATGAAAGATGTACAAAAGCTACAGGTTATGCTATATGTAAGTATAAAACAGCACTTCTCTTTGATCGTGGATATAATTCAGATAACAGGAGTGTGACCACGCATGAAATTATGCATGCCATGGGGCTGCACCATACGTTTGAAGAAAAAAGCAAATTTGTTTTTGAAAAATACGAAACCGACAATTTAATGGATTATTCTGATGCATTTGGGGACGAGAGGAAAAAAGATGTTATCACTACATATCATTGGCAGTGGAAAATTTTACAGGAAAATTCACAAACAGAAGCATCGTCAAGAAAATACTTTAAACAGCCGCCGCCACTTTTTGAAGTCAGGTTATAA
- a CDS encoding ATP-binding protein — translation MILIVDDNQSNLYSLKKLLESKDFLVDTANSGEEALGKALKSDYALIILDVQMPDMDGFEVAETLAGYSKTKEVPIIFLSAVNTDKRFITKGYASGGKDYVTKPVDPEILLLKVKTFYNLQEQNVAMRKTQQSLELEVKGRRESQVTMKSQIDHFHLMLESLPQIAFTVNGDGIVDFVNGKWYEYAASDLYFPQTHPDDFSIEEEFKRCRKKGRALELEVRIQNIESGSYRYHLLRVTPVYEGNAVKNWVGTFTDIDDQKKVEKEKDEFLSIASHELKTPLTSIKAYVQLLERRLKLDKESVEAGFVTKAQDQIEKLNTLITDLLDVSKIENGKLKINKKPTNLEGVISNAIDTILQTHDELGIKIRRDGIRPDILIPLDAIRIEQVLINFLTNAIKYSPKNNQIIVTTFVDEEEQEVRVNITDFGIGIPDFKQEAVFRKFYRVEESSLQFQGMGIGLFICSEIIKQHHGNIGVSSKVDEGSTFYFTLPLN, via the coding sequence ATGATCTTAATTGTTGATGATAACCAGAGTAACCTTTATTCACTGAAAAAATTGCTGGAATCGAAAGATTTTTTGGTAGATACGGCTAACTCCGGAGAGGAAGCTTTGGGAAAAGCATTGAAAAGTGATTATGCTTTGATAATTTTAGATGTCCAGATGCCTGACATGGATGGTTTTGAAGTTGCAGAAACCCTTGCAGGATATAGTAAAACAAAAGAAGTGCCGATCATATTTTTATCAGCTGTAAATACCGATAAAAGATTTATTACAAAGGGATATGCTTCAGGCGGTAAAGACTATGTCACCAAACCTGTAGATCCGGAAATTCTTTTATTGAAGGTGAAAACTTTTTATAACCTTCAGGAACAGAATGTGGCGATGAGGAAAACACAGCAGAGTCTGGAACTTGAAGTAAAAGGAAGGAGGGAATCTCAGGTGACCATGAAGTCGCAGATCGATCATTTCCACCTGATGCTGGAATCTTTGCCACAGATTGCCTTTACAGTAAACGGAGACGGAATTGTTGATTTTGTGAACGGTAAATGGTATGAGTATGCTGCATCTGACCTTTATTTTCCGCAGACCCATCCTGATGATTTCAGTATTGAAGAAGAATTTAAGCGCTGCAGAAAGAAAGGCAGGGCACTGGAACTCGAAGTAAGAATACAGAATATAGAATCCGGCAGTTACCGTTACCATTTGCTGCGCGTTACGCCGGTTTATGAAGGGAATGCCGTTAAAAACTGGGTAGGTACCTTTACCGATATTGATGACCAGAAAAAGGTAGAAAAAGAAAAAGACGAATTCCTGAGCATTGCAAGCCATGAGCTGAAGACGCCTTTGACAAGCATCAAAGCATATGTCCAGCTGCTTGAAAGAAGGTTGAAGCTGGATAAGGAAAGCGTGGAAGCAGGATTTGTAACCAAGGCCCAGGATCAGATCGAAAAGCTGAATACGCTGATTACAGATCTGCTGGACGTTTCCAAAATAGAAAACGGAAAACTGAAGATCAATAAAAAGCCCACCAATCTGGAAGGCGTCATCAGCAATGCCATTGATACCATTCTCCAGACCCATGATGAACTGGGGATAAAAATCAGGCGGGACGGCATACGCCCGGATATTTTAATTCCGCTTGATGCCATACGCATCGAACAGGTGCTGATCAATTTCCTCACCAACGCCATCAAATATTCTCCCAAGAACAATCAGATTATCGTAACCACTTTCGTGGATGAAGAAGAACAGGAAGTACGGGTCAATATCACAGACTTCGGAATAGGGATCCCGGATTTCAAGCAGGAGGCGGTATTCCGTAAATTCTACCGTGTGGAAGAATCTTCGCTGCAGTTCCAGGGGATGGGCATAGGCTTGTTCATCTGTTCTGAAATCATCAAGCAGCACCACGGAAATATCGGTGTTTCCAGCAAAGTGGATGAAGGATCTACATTTTATTTTACATTACCCTTAAATTAA
- a CDS encoding DUF6759 domain-containing protein: protein MKKTQIKKVFQVIFFLGFFILNAQKNTKNILKSNDITEITNFLQTCHADDPRRQILKRKLIDLKNQAWTKPGSGPAMEMRPLVSTTIPSVNYQTLEKEEFEKLISETSSEHNEKTVKLLNNLFTDNSENDTAVLLVRNKTKCNFIIRLKNDSYYKMPVKENSENFITLKKGKYLVETKICEKLYVSEKDIFKNTLLELKD from the coding sequence ATGAAAAAAACACAGATAAAAAAAGTATTCCAGGTTATATTCTTTTTGGGTTTCTTTATTTTAAACGCCCAGAAGAACACAAAAAATATCTTAAAATCAAATGATATTACAGAAATAACAAATTTTTTACAAACCTGTCATGCAGATGATCCAAGAAGGCAGATTTTAAAAAGAAAATTAATAGATCTTAAAAACCAGGCATGGACAAAACCAGGGAGCGGTCCCGCTATGGAAATGAGGCCATTGGTTTCAACAACAATACCTTCTGTTAATTATCAGACACTGGAAAAAGAAGAATTTGAGAAACTTATTTCTGAAACATCTTCTGAACATAACGAAAAAACAGTTAAGCTGCTGAATAATCTGTTTACCGACAATTCAGAAAATGATACGGCTGTACTTCTTGTCCGTAACAAAACCAAATGCAATTTCATTATAAGGTTGAAAAATGACAGTTATTATAAGATGCCGGTGAAAGAAAACTCAGAAAATTTCATCACCCTGAAGAAAGGGAAATATTTAGTGGAAACTAAAATCTGTGAAAAATTGTATGTAAGTGAAAAAGATATTTTTAAAAATACCCTTTTAGAACTGAAAGACTGA
- a CDS encoding Crp/Fnr family transcriptional regulator, which produces MLISEKLLLSYGAEIEDLDPSYVIFTEGSKPKYYYQIMEGRIKLNHYDDEGKELILAILSKGLSVCELLLFIDQQYPVNAVAFEQTRVIRLPKNRFVQLLDDHPQISRDINKFLSERLYHKYIMLENNASLRPEVRIKGVLGYQKSFSSDQSRFSFEVPLTRQQIASITALRVETVIRTIKKLEKENFLKIINRKIHI; this is translated from the coding sequence ATGTTAATATCAGAAAAACTTTTACTGTCGTACGGAGCGGAAATAGAAGACCTTGATCCCTCTTATGTTATATTTACGGAAGGCAGCAAACCTAAATACTATTACCAGATCATGGAGGGCCGGATAAAACTTAACCACTATGATGATGAAGGGAAAGAACTGATCCTTGCCATTCTGAGTAAAGGTTTAAGTGTATGTGAGCTTCTTTTGTTTATCGATCAGCAATATCCTGTGAATGCCGTTGCTTTTGAGCAGACCCGGGTGATCCGCCTGCCGAAAAACAGGTTTGTGCAATTGCTTGATGACCATCCTCAGATATCAAGGGATATTAATAAATTCCTTTCTGAGCGCCTGTACCATAAGTATATCATGCTGGAAAACAATGCCTCCCTGCGGCCTGAAGTAAGGATAAAAGGCGTACTGGGCTATCAGAAAAGCTTCAGCAGTGACCAGAGCCGGTTCTCTTTCGAGGTTCCTTTAACAAGGCAGCAGATTGCTTCCATAACTGCTTTAAGGGTAGAAACCGTGATCAGAACCATTAAAAAACTGGAGAAAGAAAATTTTCTTAAAATCATCAACAGGAAAATTCATATATAA
- a CDS encoding prevent-host-death protein: protein MNYTLELNTQEAGSNIVFNTIIFDSFKVNIVERYGGKMGFNPKLWEALFKVRTIGNELIARRDGNMRVKIKGDQLEAYKKLSQVLNSYDYKNRLINRKAAEEDYVHFILSLVIQNYQLN, encoded by the coding sequence ATGAACTATACACTTGAGCTTAATACACAGGAGGCCGGCTCTAATATTGTATTCAACACAATCATATTTGATTCGTTCAAGGTTAATATAGTTGAAAGGTACGGCGGGAAAATGGGTTTTAACCCCAAATTATGGGAAGCTTTGTTTAAAGTAAGAACCATCGGCAATGAACTTATTGCCAGGAGAGACGGTAACATGAGGGTTAAAATCAAAGGAGACCAATTGGAAGCGTACAAGAAATTATCACAAGTGCTGAATTCGTACGACTATAAAAACAGACTGATCAACAGAAAGGCAGCTGAGGAAGACTACGTTCATTTTATCCTGAGCTTAGTCATCCAGAATTATCAGCTTAATTAA